Proteins from one Chroococcidiopsis sp. CCMEE 29 genomic window:
- a CDS encoding amidohydrolase family protein, translating to MSETLVLDRLIKNVRVVRPNQSDVERLDLGIKDGKFTRISPQISPDQAQEVFDAQNLLGFPGVVDAHMHIGIYQPLDQDAITESKAAAMGGVTTSLNYIRTGQYYLNKGGLYKDFFPEVLALSEGNFFVDYGYHVAPISSGHINEMQWLFEQHGVASFKIFMFYGGYGLHGLSDQQNLFLMIDKEDRYDFAHFEFIMRSLSQLRERYPKAQDAISLSLHCEVADILNAYTKIVQQDPTLTGLNAYSAARPPHSEGLAICIASYLAHETNCVNINLLHLSSRKAVEAALMMQTTFPHINFKREVTVGHLLLDVDAPTGKWAKVNPPIRPRADVEYLWNAVMQDRVDWIVSDHACCSAEKKASLRDPDNIWLAKSGFGGTEYLLSGIISEGSKRGMSYNHMARLLCWNPAQRFGLFQKGDIAVGYDADLVLVEPNETFVVRAGESASQQGYTPFEGMELTGRVKSTFLRGNLIYDRGQVLGSPKGRYLKRSQGLN from the coding sequence GTGTCTGAAACTCTCGTTCTGGATAGACTTATCAAAAACGTCCGCGTGGTTCGTCCTAATCAGTCAGACGTAGAGCGTCTGGACTTGGGCATTAAGGATGGTAAATTTACCCGAATTTCGCCGCAAATCAGCCCTGACCAGGCGCAAGAGGTGTTCGACGCTCAGAACCTACTCGGTTTTCCGGGGGTTGTTGATGCCCACATGCACATCGGGATCTATCAACCCCTCGACCAAGACGCTATCACCGAAAGCAAAGCAGCGGCAATGGGGGGAGTAACCACCAGCCTGAACTATATCCGCACTGGTCAGTATTACCTGAATAAAGGTGGTCTTTACAAGGATTTTTTCCCAGAGGTGCTGGCCTTGTCAGAGGGCAACTTTTTTGTTGATTACGGCTATCATGTAGCGCCGATCAGCTCTGGGCATATCAACGAGATGCAGTGGTTGTTTGAGCAGCATGGGGTTGCTTCGTTCAAAATTTTTATGTTCTATGGAGGTTATGGTCTCCACGGTCTTTCCGATCAACAGAATCTATTTCTGATGATCGACAAGGAAGATCGCTACGACTTTGCCCACTTTGAATTCATCATGCGGAGCTTGTCTCAACTGAGGGAACGCTACCCCAAAGCGCAAGACGCGATCAGCCTCAGCCTGCACTGTGAAGTGGCTGATATTCTCAATGCCTACACCAAAATTGTGCAGCAAGACCCTACCCTCACTGGCCTCAATGCTTATAGCGCTGCTCGTCCTCCCCACTCAGAAGGGCTAGCCATTTGTATTGCATCTTATCTTGCTCACGAAACTAACTGTGTCAACATCAATTTGCTCCATCTCAGTTCCCGCAAGGCTGTTGAAGCGGCTCTGATGATGCAAACGACCTTTCCCCACATCAATTTCAAACGAGAAGTTACGGTGGGTCATCTCTTGTTGGATGTAGATGCGCCCACGGGTAAATGGGCGAAAGTCAATCCCCCGATTCGCCCGCGAGCGGATGTTGAATATTTATGGAATGCAGTGATGCAGGATCGGGTGGATTGGATTGTCAGCGATCACGCCTGCTGTTCAGCGGAGAAAAAAGCCAGCTTGAGAGATCCGGACAATATTTGGTTGGCTAAGTCTGGCTTTGGTGGGACAGAATACCTACTCTCAGGGATTATCAGTGAAGGGAGCAAACGGGGCATGTCCTACAACCACATGGCAAGGCTACTGTGTTGGAATCCTGCACAGCGGTTTGGTCTGTTTCAAAAGGGCGATATCGCTGTTGGGTATGATGCTGACCTAGTGCTGGTGGAGCCAAATGAAACGTTTGTTGTCCGTGCTGGTGAATCAGCGTCACAACAGGGCTATACCCCCTTTGAGGGTATGGAGTTAACGGGACGGGT
- a CDS encoding aspartyl/asparaginyl beta-hydroxylase domain-containing protein, producing MESFNEYHLDPKQFPFLNNLQENWQVIRDEFTYFMHKASKEEVQFTFDIMGPKSKTIKTKGNAKYSAFGVLFQGMFIENYIRVHQIQYPQYELQDVVEKALELRERYFPKLTKAIEASNSINDNVIRNVYFGTFHPGLDVKLHVNYNPHMNRGYLGLIVPDGDVAMKICHDKLYWHEGEFLILDHSYPHCPHNYTDYERTVLVVDFFKTDKPREEVIQIEEELVTQRMQENPYSLGVFGKNDRVKIEDFIKYGLSHQLEWDKALEA from the coding sequence ATGGAAAGTTTTAACGAGTACCATTTAGACCCCAAGCAATTTCCTTTTCTGAACAACCTTCAAGAGAACTGGCAAGTTATTAGAGATGAATTCACATACTTTATGCATAAAGCCTCTAAGGAAGAGGTACAGTTTACCTTTGACATCATGGGACCTAAAAGTAAAACAATTAAGACCAAAGGCAATGCGAAATACAGTGCTTTTGGTGTATTATTTCAAGGAATGTTTATTGAAAACTATATTCGAGTGCATCAAATTCAATATCCTCAGTATGAGTTACAGGATGTAGTAGAAAAAGCACTTGAATTAAGAGAAAGATATTTTCCAAAGTTAACTAAGGCGATAGAAGCATCAAATTCGATCAATGACAACGTCATCAGAAACGTATACTTCGGTACATTTCATCCAGGACTGGATGTCAAACTGCATGTGAACTATAACCCGCACATGAATCGCGGCTATCTAGGGTTGATTGTGCCTGATGGAGATGTGGCGATGAAAATATGTCATGACAAGCTTTATTGGCATGAAGGTGAGTTTCTGATTTTAGATCACAGCTATCCCCACTGTCCGCATAATTACACCGATTACGAAAGGACTGTTTTGGTTGTAGATTTCTTTAAAACTGATAAGCCTAGAGAAGAAGTGATACAGATTGAAGAGGAATTAGTCACACAACGGATGCAAGAAAATCCTTACAGCTTAGGTGTTTTTGGTAAAAATGATAGAGTTAAAATAGAGGACTTTATTAAGTATGGTTTAAGTCATCAGTTGGAATGGGATAAAGCTTTAGAAGCTTAA